Genomic window (Leptospira kirschneri serovar Cynopteri str. 3522 CT):
AATGTCTTTTTCGATTCCCATAAAACTTCTGGTCCTGTCACCGCTTTGATATTGTATGTTTATTCTTTTTTTATTTTTATAATCGCATTAAAAAATTCTTTAAAAAAAGATCATAGATCGTTCCGGTATTTTCATTTCTATATTTGTTTTATTCCTTATTTAATGACTACAATACCTTGGGAATCCTCAGAATCTCAAATGATGGTATTGTTTACAGGTTTGGGAGCACTAATCACTACAGTAGATGATAAAGCTTCTAAAATTTAAAAATCTGTTTCAAAAACCATAAAATAAACTAAATTCTAAAAATAGAATGTAGTTTTCGTTTTTGCGAAAGTTTTACAACGAACTTTTCTATTAAATAAAAATGTTAATTTGAAAAAATAAAACCTAAGCTTGTGATTTTACTTAATAGACTTTACTCCCGTTATCCAAATTTGAAAGACATACTGCATAACAGCGGTTGGCTTTTTTTTGATAAAATTTTCAGAATGGGTATGGGAATGTTTTTAGGAGTTTGGATCGCTCGTTATCTAGGTCCTGATAGTTATGGAAAGTTAAATTATGTAATCGCCTATATTGCGTTAATCGGCAGTTTTACGAACTTAGGATTAGACGGTGTTGTTGTTAGGGAACTGATCAAAGAAAAAACTCAAAAACAAGAAATTATTTCTACTTCTTTTTTGTTACAATTGATCGCCGGAGTATTTGCATACGGAGGAGCGATTTTACTCATTCCAATTCTTAGACCAGATGAATCGGATCTATTTTGGATGGTATTTCTAGTCGGGTTGACTCTCATTTTCCGCGCGGTCGGAGTAATAAAATATTGGTATGAGGCTCAAGTTTTATCCAAATATTTTGTATGGCTTGAAAACGGATTGTTTTTCGTATTTTCGGGAATACGGATATTGTTGATTTTAAATAGTTTTGGTGTGTTCGCGTTTATATGGGTCGGATTGATCGAATCGTTTATTAGTTTATTCGGTTATTCTTTATTATATAAATATCATAATGGATCTTTGTCTGTGCTCCACGCAAATTGGAGAAGGGCGCGAACGTTATTGAGAGATAGTTGGATGTTGTTACTTTCGGGATTGGCTGTAATCGTGTATATGCGGATCGATCAAATTATGATAGGTCAGATGATGGGGGACGAAGCAGTTGGAGTATATACGGCGGCTGTCAAAATCAGCGAAGTCTGGTATTTTATTCCAATGACGATTGCATCATCGATATTTCCCGCCATATTAAAAGCAAAAGAATTTAGTCAAAAATTATATTTGGAAAGATTAAGCCTTCTACATTCTTTTATGTTTTTACTAGCTTTGATCATAGCGATACCGATGACGTTTTTGTCTGATCCGATCATTCGAATGTTTTTTGGAGAAAAATTTTCAGAAGCGGGTGCCGTATTGGCCATTCATATTTGGGCTGGAATTTTTGTTTTTTTAGGAGTGGCTAGTAGCCGTTATTATCTAACTGAAAATTTACCAAAAGGGGAATTGTATAAAAGTATATCCGGATGTTTGACGAACATAATTCTAAATTATTTTTTGATTCCATACTACGGAATTAAAGGGGCCGCCATAGCTACAGTCATTTCTCAATTTGTAGCGAGCACTTTATTCAATCTATTGTTCAAACGTACTCGCGAAATATTTTTTATACAATTAGAATCGATCTTTTTTTGGAGAATGTTCAGCCGTTTAAATCAAC
Coding sequences:
- a CDS encoding flippase; the protein is MILLNRLYSRYPNLKDILHNSGWLFFDKIFRMGMGMFLGVWIARYLGPDSYGKLNYVIAYIALIGSFTNLGLDGVVVRELIKEKTQKQEIISTSFLLQLIAGVFAYGGAILLIPILRPDESDLFWMVFLVGLTLIFRAVGVIKYWYEAQVLSKYFVWLENGLFFVFSGIRILLILNSFGVFAFIWVGLIESFISLFGYSLLYKYHNGSLSVLHANWRRARTLLRDSWMLLLSGLAVIVYMRIDQIMIGQMMGDEAVGVYTAAVKISEVWYFIPMTIASSIFPAILKAKEFSQKLYLERLSLLHSFMFLLALIIAIPMTFLSDPIIRMFFGEKFSEAGAVLAIHIWAGIFVFLGVASSRYYLTENLPKGELYKSISGCLTNIILNYFLIPYYGIKGAAIATVISQFVASTLFNLLFKRTREIFFIQLESIFFWRMFSRLNQLRNRLLKDG